The nucleotide window TCGGGCGGGGTGAGGGGTAATGTGTCGTCGAGCATGGTGTTGAGCACATCCACGAACGGAACCTGGGCGATAATGCCACCCCAGAGGTCGGGCCTGAGATTGGCGATGGCGCCCATCAGCATGCCACCGGCCGAACCGCCATTGGCAATGATCCGGCCCTTCTGCGTATAGCCGGCCTCGATTAGCATTTCGGCGGCGGCGATGAAATCGGTGAAGGTATTGGTCTTGTGCTCGCGCCGGCCCTGCTTGTACCAGCGATAGCCCTTGTCCATCCCGCCCCGAATATGGGCAATGGCATAGACAAAGCCGCGATCCACCAGCGAGAGCACCGAGACGGAAAAGGCCGCCGGCATGCTCATGCCATAGGCGCCATAGCCATAAAGCAGGGTCGGGTTTGCACCATCGAGCGTGATCCCCTTGCGGTAGAGCAGGGTCACCGGCACCTGTTCGCCATCGGGGGCGGTGGCAAACAGACGCCGCGTTTCATAATCGGCCGGATCGTGGCCCGAGGGCACTTCCTGGGTCTTGAGCAGCGTGCGCTTGCCGGTTTCGAGATCGACGTCGAAAACCTGGCTGGGCGTGGTGGGCGAGGAATAGGTCAGGCGGAAAACCGAGGTGTCGAACTCATAGCCGGTCGACATGCCCAGTGAATAGGCCTCTTCCTTGAACCCGACAATCTCTTCCTTGCCGCTGCGCAGGTCACGGGAAACGATGCGCGGCAGCCCGTCTTCCCGTTCAAGCCGCAGCATGTGGTTGGTGAGGATCGCCAGATCAAGGATCAATACGCCCTCACGATGCGGAACAAGGTCGGTCCAGTTCTCTGCAGCGGGATTGTCCGCCGGTGCGGTGACAATCTTGTAATCCTCGGCGCCGTCTGCATTGGTGCGGATATAGAGCAGGCCGCCACGCTCCTCGATTTCATATTCGCGATCGACAAGGCGCGGCGCCACCAAGCGCGGTTCGCCCCCGGCCGCGGCGTCGATCAGCCAGACTTCGCTGGTCTGGTGGTCGTGAGCGTCGATGACGATGAATTTGTCCGACTGCGTCTTGCCTACGCCGACAAAGAAGCCGGGGTCCTTTTCTTCGTAGATGATCGGGTCGGACGCCTGATCGGTGCCGATATCGTGGCGGCGGATGCGGAAGGGGCGGTGATTGTCGTCATATTCGGTGTAGTAAATGGCGCGGCTGTCATTGGACCAGACATAAGAACCGGCCGTGTTGGCAATGACTTCCGCACTGTCCTTGCCGGTGGACAGGTCGCGCAGCAC belongs to Devosia sp. XK-2 and includes:
- a CDS encoding S9 family peptidase; its protein translation is MTKANPPVAKRIAHSHTHHNITRDDPYAWLRADNWQEVMQKPDTLDKDIRAYLEAENTYYETRFGQPTAALQDKIYKEIRGRIKEDDSGVPSPHGPWAYNTRMLEGKQYPLIVRTPREGGEETVLLDCNVEAGDGYFGFAGASHDPSHRLLAWAADRAGSEYYDIVLRDLSTGKDSAEVIANTAGSYVWSNDSRAIYYTEYDDNHRPFRIRRHDIGTDQASDPIIYEEKDPGFFVGVGKTQSDKFIVIDAHDHQTSEVWLIDAAAGGEPRLVAPRLVDREYEIEERGGLLYIRTNADGAEDYKIVTAPADNPAAENWTDLVPHREGVLILDLAILTNHMLRLEREDGLPRIVSRDLRSGKEEIVGFKEEAYSLGMSTGYEFDTSVFRLTYSSPTTPSQVFDVDLETGKRTLLKTQEVPSGHDPADYETRRLFATAPDGEQVPVTLLYRKGITLDGANPTLLYGYGAYGMSMPAAFSVSVLSLVDRGFVYAIAHIRGGMDKGYRWYKQGRREHKTNTFTDFIAAAEMLIEAGYTQKGRIIANGGSAGGMLMGAIANLRPDLWGGIIAQVPFVDVLNTMLDDTLPLTPPEWPEWGNPITSAEDYNRIAAYAPYEAVSAQAYPPIFALAGLTDPRVTYWEPAKWVAKLRATKTGDAPLYLKTNMGAGHAGASGRFDRLKETAQCYAFALEMLGMKD